In Plasmodium vinckei vinckei genome assembly, chromosome: PVVCY_13, a single genomic region encodes these proteins:
- a CDS encoding 60S ribosomal protein L27, putative — protein MGKLLKPGKVVIMLNGRRAGKKAIIINTYEGQTRERPYSYCLVAGIEKHPLKVSKKMSKRKIVKRSKVKAFVKYINVNHILPTRYQVANDFDIKSLASDDLLRSKNKKKEVKKLGKVFRDKFLDPINKKTGEVSKDVSFLHKKLYF, from the exons ATGGGAAAATT ACTTAAGCCAGGAAAAGTTGTTATAATGCTAAATGGAAGAAGAGCTGGTAAAAAGgctattataataaataccTATGAAGGTCAAACAAGGGAAAGACCTTATAGCTATTGCTTAGTTGCAGGAATCGAAAAACATCCATTAAAagtttcaaaaaaaatgtccAAAAGAAAGATTGTAAAGAGATCAAAAGTTAAAGCCTTTGTAAAATACATTAATGTTAACCACATCCTACCTACTAG ATATCAAGTTGCTAATGATTTTGACATTAAAAGTTTAGCATCCGATGATCTTTTAAGGtcaaaaaacaaaaagaagGAAGTTAAAAAACTAGGAAAAGTATTTAGAGATAA GTTCTTAGACccaattaacaaaaaaactGGAGAAGTATCCAAGgatgtttcatttttacacaaaaaattatatttctaa
- a CDS encoding inner membrane complex sub-compartment protein 3, putative, which translates to MGNGLCCINDFNNNKSNIDIYPYPSQEKYDEYDNWTLETWIDKYKNGNTIRVAFPDGNEIQCYFKIFLNEKCFELSLDNKVRVIKFNDIKCVLHRNSCESLLESEQNLLKSPKVIGIRLISTLKAIAFAMDSPGEERMFYEFIKKYCLTA; encoded by the coding sequence atggGAAACGGCTTATGCTGCATTAACGACTTCAATAACAACAAATCcaatatagatatatatcCATACCCCAGTcaagaaaaatatgatgaatATGATAATTGGACATTAGAAACATGGatagataaatataagaatGGTAATACAATTAGAGTAGCATTTCCTGATGGAAATGAAATTCAatgttattttaaaatttttttaaatgagaAATGCTTTGAACTATCCTTAGATAATAAAGTTCgtgttataaaatttaatgataTTAAGTGTGTACTTCATAGAAATAGTTGCGAGTCGTTATTAGAATCAgaacaaaatttattaaaatcacCTAAGGTCATAGGAATTCGATTGATTAGTACACTTAAAGCTATTGCCTTTGCAATGGATAGCCCTGGAGAGGAAAGAATGTTTTATgagtttataaaaaaatactgcTTAACTGCTTGA
- a CDS encoding snRNA-activating protein complex subunit 3, putative, whose translation MDERKYSSFNLPIPHFPINILFETNEYDFYKLKNGEGNGKERDKEKNKTKNKKQIDDLESVINENENESDSESENEKLFMKYLKNIVGKSEDNNNQTDSIGIISSSNTNSSSNNFTNKNKENDDELDDFTHKESSFSVIDSIDTVVTNKNEIKKNVHLFEKFDNIHIKEELKMEWIYHTTPKAFTPKIVDIKKFEEECKKIKQRLKMGHHSKEAEKCCEEEKKEENGEALLVNTENCENNDKIKTKFYKYLIKVLLSGVRSPNVSEIINHVVYYNCNNWQHKIDLNILKKVANNSKKRKVLNRTKCYLDWLPNIEENTFSKYQIISKLKKKTISKTFKLVCDFNNTILKSLYINQNTIDRFYAQEQYLVLNTKQLKCLSSSDIFIISVSFYHPIRGIKIAEFEILSTQTLANLTDVFFCFDTSNYGTPKFSGSVYYIDGILYPDVRDKDALDYSTCIINFYKNRKNISSSTASSSSNNNIDDFLKHPYKIYQDKAVLKDIKIPLYKKCCFLHQGNCEHRIVFSNVRQYNKFRDKDISQYPIRTFKPNIATKYCICCHKNIAQKIIIDSYLFKENPSYVCDGCFELFLLDSNGKPIDDMMKHFQYINDI comes from the coding sequence atggatgaaagaaaatatagttCATTTAATTTGCCAATTCCGCACTTccctataaatattttgtttgagacaaatgaatatgatttttataaactaAAGAATGGGGAAGGGAATGGTAAAGAGAgggataaagaaaaaaacaaaacaaaaaataaaaaacaaattgaTGATCTTGAAAGtgtaataaatgaaaacgAAAATGAAAGTGATAGTGAAagtgaaaatgaaaaactGTTTATGAAATATCTCAAAAATATTGTCGGAAAAAGtgaagataataataaccaAACTGACAGTATTGGAATCATAAGCAGCAGTAATACTAATAGTAgtagtaataattttacaaacaaaaataaagaaaatgatgacGAATTAGATGATTTTACTCATAAAGAATCATCATTTTCTGTAATTGATTCTATCGATACAGTagtaacaaataaaaatgaaataaaaaaaaatgttcatCTTTTTGAAAAGTTTgataatattcatataaagGAGGAACTAAAAATGGAATGGATATACCACACAACTCCAAAAGCATTTACACCTAAAATTGTTGACATAAAAAAGTTTGAAGAagaatgtaaaaaaatcaaacaaAGACTCAAAATGGGGCACCATTCCAAAGAAGCAGAAAAGTGTTGTGAGGAAGAGAagaaagaagaaaatggaGAAGCCCTACTAGTCAATACAGAAAAttgtgaaaataatgataaaataaaaacaaaattttacaaatatttaataaaagtgTTATTATCAGGTGTGCGTAGTCCAAATGTTAGCGAGATTATTAATCATGtagtttattataattgtaataattggcaacataaaattgatttgaatatattaaaaaaagtggcaaataattctaaaaaaagaaaagtatTGAACAGAACAAAATGCTATTTAGATTGGTTACCAAATATAGAAGAGAATACATTTAGTAAATATCAGattatatcaaaattaaaaaaaaaaacaatatcaaaaacatttaaattagtatgtgattttaataatactatattaaaatcactgtatataaatcaaaatacTATTGATAGATTTTACGCACAAGAACAATATTTAgttttaaatacaaaacAATTAAAATGTCTTTCATCTAGtgacatttttataatatctgTTTCTTTTTATCATCCAATTCGAggtataaaaatagcagaatttgaaatattatcaacACAGACACTAGCGAATTTAACAgacgtttttttttgctttgaTACTTCAAATTATGGTACACCAAAATTTTCAGGATCTGTATATTACATTGATGGTATTCTATATCCAGATGTAAGAGATAAAGATGCATTAGATTATTCAACatgtataattaatttttataaaaatcgaaaaaatatatcttcaTCCACTGCTTCATCtagtagtaataataatatagatgaTTTTCTTAAACACccttataaaatatatcaagaTAAAGCAGTTcttaaagatataaaaattccTCTATACAAAAAGTGTTGTTTTTTACATCAAGGGAATTGTGAGCATAGAATTGTTTTTAGTAATGTAAgacaatataataaatttagagATAAAGATATTTCTCAATATCCAATTCGAACTTTTAAACCGAATATTGCaacaaaatattgtatatgctgtcataaaaatatagcacaaaaaattattatagaTAGTTATTTATTCAAAGAAAATCCATCATATGTATGTGATGGTTGTTTCGAATTGTTTTTGTTAGACTCAAATGGAAAACCGATTGATGATATGATGAAACACTTTCAATATATCAACGACATTTGA